A section of the Citrobacter farmeri genome encodes:
- a CDS encoding glucose/quinate/shikimate family membrane-bound PQQ-dependent dehydrogenase encodes MADNNARSPRLLVVLTALFAALSGLYLLIGGGWLVAIGGSWYYPIAGLVMLGVAVMLWRSQRSALWLYAALLLATLIWGVWEVGFDFWALTPRSDILVFFGIWLILPFVWHRLIVPSRGAVAALVVALLISGGILTWAGFHDPQEINGTLSADATPAEAISTISDNDWPAYGRNQEGQRFSPLKQINADNVHNLKEAWVFRTGDLKQPNDPGEITNEVTPIKVGDTLYLCTAHQRLFALDAASGKEKWHFDPQLNTNTSFQHVTCRGVSYHEVKADNASPEVIADCPRRIILPVNDGRLFAVNAETGKLCETFANKGILNLQTNMPDTTPGLYEPTSPPIITDKTIVIAGSVTDNFSTRETSGVIRGFDVNNGKLLWAFDPGAKDPNAIPSDEHAFTFNSPNSWAPAAYDAKLDLVYLPMGVTTPDIWGGNRTPEQERYASSIVALNATTGKLAWSYQTVHHDLWDMDMPSQPTLADITVKGEKIPVIYAPAKTGNIFVLDRRNGERVVPAPEKPVPQGAAKGDYVSKTQPFSELSFRPKKDLTGADMWGATMFDQLVCRVMFHQMRYEGIFTPPSEQGTLVFPGNLGMFEWGGISVDPNRQVAIANPMALPFVSKLIPRGPGNPMEQPKDAQGTGTESGIQPQYGVPFGVTLNPFLSPFGLPCKQPAWGYISALDLKTNEVVWKKRIGTPQDSMPFPMPVPVPFNMGMPMLGGPISTAGNVLFIAATADNYLRAYNMSNGEKLWQGRLPAGGQATPMTYEVNGKQYVVISAGGHGSFGTKMGDYIVAYALPDDAK; translated from the coding sequence ATGGCAGATAACAACGCACGTTCACCACGACTTCTCGTGGTGTTAACGGCCCTCTTTGCAGCGCTTAGCGGGTTGTATCTCCTGATCGGCGGAGGCTGGCTGGTCGCCATTGGCGGCTCCTGGTACTATCCGATCGCCGGTCTTGTTATGCTGGGTGTCGCCGTTATGCTCTGGCGCAGTCAGCGTTCCGCACTGTGGCTCTACGCCGCCCTGCTCCTCGCGACCCTGATCTGGGGTGTCTGGGAAGTCGGCTTTGACTTTTGGGCACTAACGCCACGCAGTGACATCCTGGTCTTCTTCGGCATCTGGCTGATTTTACCGTTTGTCTGGCATCGCCTGATTGTCCCTTCCCGGGGTGCCGTGGCGGCACTGGTGGTGGCCCTGCTGATTAGCGGAGGGATCCTGACCTGGGCGGGCTTCCATGATCCGCAGGAAATTAACGGCACCCTGAGCGCAGACGCCACTCCGGCCGAAGCCATCTCCACGATCTCCGATAACGACTGGCCGGCGTATGGCCGCAATCAGGAAGGTCAACGTTTCTCGCCGCTCAAGCAGATCAACGCCGACAACGTCCATAACCTGAAAGAAGCGTGGGTGTTCCGCACCGGTGACCTGAAGCAGCCTAACGATCCGGGTGAGATCACCAATGAAGTCACGCCGATTAAAGTCGGCGATACGCTGTACCTCTGTACCGCCCACCAGCGTCTGTTCGCGCTTGATGCGGCCTCCGGGAAAGAGAAGTGGCATTTCGATCCGCAGTTAAATACCAACACCAGCTTCCAGCACGTCACCTGCCGTGGTGTGTCGTATCATGAAGTGAAAGCCGATAATGCCTCACCGGAAGTCATTGCCGACTGTCCACGCCGCATCATCCTGCCAGTGAACGATGGTCGTCTGTTTGCGGTGAACGCGGAAACCGGAAAGCTGTGCGAAACCTTTGCCAACAAAGGTATTCTGAATCTGCAGACCAACATGCCGGACACGACGCCGGGGCTCTATGAGCCAACATCACCGCCCATCATCACCGATAAAACCATCGTGATTGCCGGTTCGGTTACCGATAACTTCTCCACCCGCGAAACCTCGGGCGTGATCCGCGGTTTTGACGTCAATAACGGCAAGCTGCTGTGGGCCTTCGATCCTGGTGCGAAAGACCCGAATGCGATCCCATCCGACGAACATGCGTTTACCTTTAACTCGCCCAACTCCTGGGCCCCGGCGGCCTACGACGCGAAGTTGGATCTGGTCTATCTGCCAATGGGCGTAACCACACCAGATATCTGGGGCGGTAACCGTACGCCTGAGCAGGAGCGCTATGCCAGTTCGATTGTGGCGCTAAACGCCACCACCGGTAAACTTGCCTGGAGCTATCAGACCGTCCACCACGACCTGTGGGATATGGACATGCCGTCCCAGCCGACGCTGGCGGATATTACCGTTAAAGGTGAGAAAATCCCGGTCATTTATGCACCAGCGAAAACGGGTAACATCTTTGTCCTCGATCGCCGTAACGGCGAACGGGTTGTTCCGGCCCCCGAAAAACCGGTTCCGCAGGGTGCCGCAAAAGGGGATTACGTCAGCAAAACGCAGCCGTTCTCTGAGCTGAGTTTCCGTCCGAAAAAAGATCTGACCGGGGCTGATATGTGGGGCGCCACCATGTTCGACCAACTGGTGTGCCGCGTGATGTTCCACCAGATGCGCTATGAGGGCATCTTTACCCCGCCGTCTGAACAGGGCACGCTGGTGTTCCCGGGCAATCTCGGGATGTTCGAATGGGGTGGTATTTCGGTCGATCCTAACCGTCAGGTGGCGATAGCTAACCCAATGGCGCTGCCGTTCGTGTCTAAGCTGATCCCACGTGGTCCGGGGAATCCGATGGAACAGCCGAAAGATGCGCAAGGCACGGGGACCGAATCCGGTATTCAGCCACAGTACGGCGTACCGTTTGGCGTCACGCTAAATCCGTTCCTGTCGCCGTTTGGTTTGCCGTGTAAACAACCGGCCTGGGGGTATATTTCCGCGCTGGATCTGAAGACCAACGAGGTCGTCTGGAAAAAACGCATTGGTACACCGCAGGACAGCATGCCGTTCCCGATGCCAGTTCCGGTTCCGTTTAATATGGGTATGCCGATGCTTGGCGGGCCTATCTCCACGGCAGGTAACGTGCTGTTTATTGCTGCCACGGCGGATAACTACCTGCGCGCTTACAACATGAGCAACGGTGAGAAACTGTGGCAGGGACGTCTGCCTGCCGGTGGGCAAGCCACGCCGATGACCTACGAGGTGAACGGTAAACAGTATGTCGTGATTTCGGCCGGGGGCCACGGCTCGTTTGGTACGAAGATGGGCGACTATATCGTGGCTTACGCGCTACCAGACGACGCGAAGTAA
- a CDS encoding glycoside hydrolase family 28 protein — protein MSVQLDVKDFGATGDGLIKDTQALQSAIDRGAAQGVPVVISPGIYLVGSLFLREGSQLHFAQGATLLGSTDIADYPEIPTRVAGVEMMWPAAIVNAIEVNHIAISGHGRIDGQGAHWWDLYYGPDKASGLRVDYDNKGLRWIADYLIKRPRACLIYKAENVSITDLTFERAGFWNLQITYANNVVVSGVTIRDNHGPSTDGIDIDSSSHVRVTQCDVSCGDDCIVIKSGRDGDGYRVGRIAEHIEIDHCVIRSGYGVTLGSEVSGGIRNVHVHDIIFENSDCGLRMKSSKERGGFIEDVVVENLRMRNVQFPFSWIMDWHNAYNRKRFDNIAELPEAWQAVARQIPENLQMTKVRNIRISHVDATLAADYRLPARAFDLVAFAEKPMEDIWFSHCRIEAKEFGRIVAVNHLRFDDVIVSAAGENNGVNDTFDNR, from the coding sequence ATGTCCGTACAACTTGATGTCAAAGATTTTGGCGCGACGGGCGATGGCCTCATCAAAGATACCCAGGCGCTGCAAAGCGCCATCGACCGCGGGGCGGCACAGGGTGTTCCAGTCGTTATTTCTCCGGGAATTTACCTGGTCGGTTCGTTATTCCTGAGGGAAGGCAGTCAACTCCATTTCGCCCAGGGGGCGACGCTACTGGGGTCGACCGATATTGCCGATTATCCGGAGATCCCGACGCGGGTGGCAGGTGTGGAGATGATGTGGCCTGCGGCGATAGTGAATGCCATTGAGGTTAATCACATTGCTATTTCGGGGCATGGCAGGATCGATGGTCAAGGCGCACACTGGTGGGATCTCTACTACGGCCCGGATAAGGCGAGCGGACTGCGCGTCGATTATGACAATAAAGGGCTGCGCTGGATTGCGGACTATCTCATTAAGCGACCGCGCGCCTGCCTGATTTACAAAGCAGAAAACGTCTCGATTACCGATCTAACCTTTGAGCGCGCCGGGTTCTGGAATTTACAGATAACCTATGCAAATAACGTCGTCGTCAGCGGTGTAACCATTCGTGATAACCACGGGCCGAGTACGGACGGCATTGACATTGACTCCTCAAGCCACGTCCGCGTCACGCAATGCGATGTGTCGTGCGGCGATGATTGCATCGTGATCAAGTCGGGTCGCGATGGGGACGGGTATCGGGTTGGCCGGATTGCCGAACACATTGAAATTGACCACTGCGTTATTCGCTCGGGCTATGGCGTGACGCTGGGCAGTGAAGTCAGCGGGGGTATACGTAACGTCCACGTGCACGACATTATCTTCGAAAACTCTGACTGCGGGCTGCGCATGAAGTCTTCGAAGGAGCGGGGCGGGTTTATCGAAGATGTGGTTGTGGAAAACCTGCGGATGCGTAATGTGCAATTTCCTTTCTCCTGGATTATGGACTGGCACAACGCCTATAACCGCAAACGGTTCGACAATATTGCTGAGTTGCCCGAAGCCTGGCAGGCGGTGGCGAGGCAGATCCCGGAAAATTTACAGATGACCAAAGTGCGTAATATCCGCATCAGTCATGTCGATGCCACACTGGCGGCGGATTATCGCTTACCGGCGCGCGCGTTTGATCTGGTGGCCTTTGCGGAGAAACCGATGGAGGACATTTGGTTTAGCCACTGCCGGATCGAGGCGAAAGAGTTTGGGCGCATTGTGGCGGTCAATCATTTGCGCTTTGATGACGTGATTGTCTCTGCGGCGGGTGAAAATAATGGCGTGAATGATACGTTTGATAATCGCTGA
- the cueO gene encoding multicopper oxidase CueO encodes MQRRDFLKYSVALGLSSALPLWSRAVFAAERPALPIPELLTADARNHISLTAKSGQSAFAGKTTTTWGYNGNLLGPALKLQKGKAITVDIHNQLNEETTLHWHGLEVPGEVDGGPQGIIPAGGKRTVTFTPEQRAATCWFHPHQHGKTGRQVAMGLAGLVLIEDEEIHKLLLPKQWGIDDVPVIVQDKRFNAAGQIDYQLDVMTAAVGWFGDTLLTNGALYPQHAAPRGWLRLRLLNGCNARSLNFAASDKRPLYVIASDGGLLAEPVKVNELPVLMGERFEVLVDVSDGKTFDLLTLPVSQMGMAITPFDKPQPVMRIQPIAVNASGTLPDTLSAMPALPSIDGLTVRNLQLSMDPMLDMMGMQMLMEKYGDQAMSGMAHGQMQGHMGNMQHGDMGHMNHGGQFDFHNANRINGVAFDMNKPLFAASRGTYERWVISGVGDMMLHPFHIHGTQFRILSENGQTPAAHRSGWKDTVRVEGGISEVLVKFEHAAPKEHAYMAHCHLLEHEDTGMMLGFTV; translated from the coding sequence ATGCAACGTCGTGATTTCTTAAAATATTCTGTGGCTCTGGGGCTGTCGTCAGCCTTACCGCTCTGGAGCCGTGCCGTCTTTGCCGCCGAACGCCCCGCGTTACCCATTCCCGAACTGCTTACCGCCGACGCGCGTAACCATATCTCGCTGACGGCGAAATCCGGCCAGTCGGCCTTTGCCGGAAAAACGACAACTACCTGGGGCTATAACGGCAATCTGCTTGGGCCAGCGCTGAAGCTACAAAAAGGCAAGGCGATCACAGTCGATATCCATAACCAGCTCAATGAAGAGACCACGCTGCACTGGCATGGACTGGAAGTGCCGGGCGAGGTGGATGGTGGGCCGCAGGGGATTATTCCGGCGGGAGGGAAGCGTACCGTCACCTTTACGCCGGAACAGCGGGCGGCGACCTGCTGGTTTCATCCTCATCAGCACGGGAAAACCGGGCGTCAGGTGGCAATGGGCTTGGCGGGTCTGGTTCTGATTGAGGATGAGGAGATTCATAAGCTGTTGCTTCCGAAGCAGTGGGGGATCGACGATGTGCCGGTCATCGTGCAGGACAAACGGTTTAATGCTGCCGGGCAGATTGATTATCAGCTTGATGTGATGACGGCTGCCGTAGGCTGGTTTGGCGACACGCTGTTGACCAACGGAGCCCTTTATCCTCAACATGCCGCGCCGCGCGGCTGGTTGCGCCTGCGTTTGCTTAACGGCTGTAACGCCCGTTCACTTAATTTTGCTGCCAGCGATAAACGTCCATTGTACGTCATCGCCAGTGACGGCGGGCTGCTGGCGGAACCGGTCAAAGTTAACGAACTGCCTGTGCTGATGGGTGAGCGTTTTGAAGTGCTGGTGGACGTCAGCGACGGTAAAACGTTCGATCTGTTGACTCTTCCGGTCAGTCAGATGGGGATGGCGATTACGCCATTTGACAAGCCGCAGCCGGTCATGCGTATTCAGCCGATTGCCGTAAATGCCTCTGGCACACTGCCGGATACCCTCAGCGCAATGCCAGCGCTGCCCTCCATTGACGGGTTAACGGTGCGTAATTTGCAACTGTCGATGGACCCGATGCTCGACATGATGGGCATGCAGATGCTGATGGAAAAGTATGGCGATCAGGCGATGAGCGGCATGGCGCACGGGCAGATGCAGGGACATATGGGCAACATGCAGCATGGTGACATGGGCCATATGAACCACGGCGGTCAATTTGATTTCCATAACGCCAACAGGATCAATGGCGTCGCTTTTGATATGAACAAACCGCTGTTTGCGGCGAGCAGAGGGACGTATGAACGCTGGGTGATTTCTGGCGTGGGCGATATGATGCTGCATCCGTTCCATATTCACGGCACGCAGTTCCGTATTTTGTCTGAGAACGGTCAGACACCAGCAGCCCATCGTTCGGGGTGGAAAGATACGGTTCGGGTGGAAGGCGGCATTAGTGAGGTGTTAGTAAAATTTGAACACGCTGCGCCGAAAGAGCATGCCTATATGGCGCATTGTCACCTGCTGGAGCATGAAGATACCGGAATGATGTTAGGCTTTACGGTATAA
- a CDS encoding YacC family pilotin-like protein, which produces MKTFFRTVLFGSLMAVCANSYALSESEAEDMADLTAVFVFLKNDCGYQNLPNGQIRRALVFFAQQNQWDLSNYDTFDMKSLGEDSYRDLSGIGIPVAKKCKALARDSLSLLAYVK; this is translated from the coding sequence ATGAAGACGTTTTTCAGAACCGTGTTGTTCGGCAGCCTGATGGCCGTATGCGCAAACAGCTATGCGCTCAGTGAATCTGAAGCCGAAGATATGGCCGATTTGACGGCCGTTTTTGTCTTTCTGAAAAATGACTGCGGCTACCAGAATTTACCCAACGGGCAGATTCGTCGCGCGCTGGTCTTTTTTGCTCAGCAAAACCAGTGGGACCTCAGCAACTACGACACCTTCGATATGAAATCCCTTGGCGAAGACAGCTATCGCGATTTAAGCGGTATCGGTATTCCTGTCGCTAAAAAATGCAAAGCACTGGCGCGCGATTCCCTGAGCCTGCTGGCTTACGTCAAATAA
- the speE gene encoding polyamine aminopropyltransferase translates to MAEKKQWHETLHDQFGQYFAVDNILWHEKTDHQDLIIFENAAFGRVMALDGVVQTTERDEFIYHEMMTHVPLMAHGHAKHVLIIGGGDGAMLREVSRHKNVETITMVEIDAGVVSFCRQYLPNHSAGSYDDPRFTLVIDDGVHFVNQTQNTFDVIISDCTDPIGPGESLFTSAFYEGCKRCLNPGGIFVAQNGVCFLQQDEALDSHRKLSHYFTDVGFYQAAIPTYYGGIMTFAWATDNEALRHLSTEIIQARFHSSGLKCRYYNPAIHTAAFALPQYLQDALATASS, encoded by the coding sequence ATGGCCGAAAAAAAACAGTGGCACGAAACGCTACACGACCAGTTTGGGCAGTATTTTGCCGTCGATAACATTCTCTGGCATGAGAAGACCGATCATCAGGATCTCATCATCTTTGAAAACGCTGCCTTTGGTCGCGTGATGGCGCTGGACGGCGTAGTGCAGACCACCGAGCGCGATGAGTTTATCTATCATGAGATGATGACTCACGTTCCGTTGATGGCTCACGGTCACGCAAAACACGTGCTGATTATTGGCGGCGGCGACGGCGCGATGCTGCGTGAAGTCAGTCGGCATAAAAACGTCGAAACCATCACGATGGTGGAAATCGATGCGGGTGTCGTCTCGTTCTGCCGCCAGTATCTGCCCAACCACAGCGCGGGCAGTTATGACGATCCGCGCTTTACGCTGGTGATCGACGACGGCGTGCATTTCGTCAACCAGACGCAGAACACGTTTGATGTGATCATCTCCGACTGCACCGATCCAATCGGTCCCGGCGAGAGTCTGTTCACCTCGGCATTCTACGAAGGCTGCAAGCGCTGTCTGAATCCGGGTGGGATCTTTGTCGCGCAGAACGGCGTCTGCTTCCTGCAACAGGACGAAGCCCTCGACAGCCACCGCAAGCTCAGCCATTACTTCACCGATGTCGGCTTCTACCAGGCGGCGATCCCTACCTACTACGGCGGCATAATGACCTTCGCGTGGGCGACGGATAACGAAGCACTGCGCCATCTGTCGACCGAAATCATTCAGGCGCGTTTTCACTCGTCTGGCCTGAAGTGTCGCTATTACAACCCGGCCATCCACACGGCTGCGTTTGCCTTACCTCAGTATCTGCAAGACGCGCTGGCGACAGCATCGTCCTAA
- the speD gene encoding adenosylmethionine decarboxylase: MKKLKLHGFNNLTKSLSFCIYDICYAKTAEERDGYIAYIDELYNANRLTEILSETCSIIGANILNIARQDYEPQGASVTILVSEEPVDPRLIDTTEHPGPLPEAVVAHLDKSHICVHTYPESHPEGGLCTFRADIEVSTCGVISPLKALNYLIHQLESDIVTIDYRVRGFTRDINGMKHFIDHEINSIQNFMSEDMKSLYDMVDVNVYQENIFHTKMLLKEFDLKHYMFHTRPEELTEAERKEITAALWKEMREIYYARNIPGV, from the coding sequence TTGAAAAAACTGAAACTGCACGGCTTTAACAACCTGACCAAAAGTCTGAGTTTTTGTATTTACGATATCTGCTATGCCAAAACCGCCGAAGAGCGCGACGGATACATCGCCTATATCGACGAACTCTACAACGCCAACCGCCTGACCGAAATTCTGTCAGAAACCTGCTCCATCATCGGCGCCAATATCCTGAACATCGCCCGTCAGGATTACGAACCTCAGGGTGCCAGCGTCACCATTCTGGTGAGCGAAGAACCTGTCGATCCGCGACTTATTGATACAACCGAGCATCCCGGTCCGCTACCAGAAGCGGTGGTTGCCCATCTCGATAAGAGCCATATCTGTGTGCATACCTATCCGGAGAGCCACCCGGAAGGCGGATTGTGTACCTTCCGCGCGGATATTGAGGTCTCAACCTGCGGCGTGATTTCCCCGCTGAAGGCGCTGAATTACCTGATCCACCAGCTTGAATCCGACATCGTGACCATCGATTACCGCGTGCGCGGCTTTACCCGTGATATCAACGGGATGAAGCACTTTATCGATCATGAGATTAACTCCATCCAGAACTTTATGTCCGAAGATATGAAGTCGCTGTATGACATGGTGGATGTGAACGTGTATCAGGAAAATATCTTCCATACCAAAATGCTGCTCAAAGAGTTCGATCTTAAGCACTACATGTTCCACACCCGGCCGGAAGAGTTAACTGAGGCAGAGCGTAAAGAGATTACCGCTGCGCTATGGAAAGAGATGCGTGAGATTTACTACGCGCGCAATATTCCGGGCGTTTAA
- a CDS encoding YmjA family protein, which yields MGNEIPLKYYDIVDEYSTECAKPVEDSEREPLAHYFQLLITRLMNNEEISEDAQQEMASEAGIDAQRIDEIAEFLNQWGNE from the coding sequence ATGGGTAATGAAATACCGCTGAAATATTATGACATTGTGGATGAGTATTCGACGGAGTGTGCGAAACCCGTAGAGGATTCAGAACGTGAACCCCTGGCGCACTATTTTCAGCTACTGATTACGCGTTTGATGAATAACGAAGAGATCAGCGAAGACGCGCAACAAGAGATGGCCAGCGAAGCCGGCATTGATGCGCAACGCATTGATGAGATCGCGGAATTCCTCAATCAATGGGGGAATGAATAG
- a CDS encoding DeoR/GlpR family DNA-binding transcription regulator → MKGQHRLDKIVAYLKNHTLVTVEQLVDAVDASPATIRRDLIKLDEQGVISRSHGGVALRRFEAVQPTTNEKQLRSPAEKRAIARYAASMVHAGDAVVLDAGTTMLELAKCLTHLPLRVITVDLHIALFLSEFRQIEVTIVGGRIDDSSQSCIGEFGRKMLRSVYPDIAFMSCNTWSMEKGVTTPTEDKAGLKQEIIANAQRKVLLADSSKYGAHSLFNVAPLSRFTDVVTDVNLPQAVQAELKAQSVALTLVQPE, encoded by the coding sequence ATGAAAGGACAACACCGTCTGGATAAGATTGTGGCGTATTTGAAAAATCATACGCTGGTTACCGTGGAGCAACTGGTGGATGCCGTTGACGCATCGCCGGCAACGATCCGACGCGATCTGATCAAACTGGATGAACAAGGGGTGATCAGTCGCAGCCACGGCGGTGTTGCGTTACGGCGCTTTGAAGCAGTACAACCGACGACCAATGAGAAGCAACTGCGTTCGCCCGCCGAAAAACGGGCGATCGCGCGTTATGCCGCCTCGATGGTACATGCGGGCGATGCCGTAGTTCTCGATGCCGGGACCACCATGCTGGAGCTGGCAAAATGTTTAACTCATCTTCCTCTCAGAGTCATTACCGTTGATCTGCACATTGCCCTGTTTTTATCTGAGTTTCGCCAGATAGAAGTGACGATTGTCGGCGGGCGGATTGATGACAGCAGCCAATCCTGCATCGGCGAATTTGGGCGCAAAATGCTGCGTAGCGTCTACCCCGATATCGCGTTTATGAGCTGTAATACCTGGAGTATGGAAAAGGGTGTGACCACGCCGACAGAGGACAAAGCGGGACTGAAACAGGAAATTATCGCCAACGCCCAACGTAAGGTGTTACTCGCTGACAGCAGCAAATATGGCGCGCATTCCTTGTTTAATGTTGCTCCGCTCAGTCGCTTTACCGACGTCGTTACCGATGTTAATTTACCGCAAGCCGTGCAGGCCGAACTGAAGGCGCAATCCGTCGCCCTGACGCTGGTACAGCCTGAGTAA
- a CDS encoding D-threonate 4-phosphate dehydrogenase produces the protein MVTKTVAITMGDPAGIGPEIIVKALSEDELNGAPLVVVGCLQTLKRLQANGLAEGVTFRAITQVADARFVPGVIHVIDEPLAQPEALEPGKVQAQAGDLAYRCVKRATELAMKGDVHAIATAPLNKEALHLGGHHFPGHTELLATLTESRDYAMVLYTDKLKVIHVSTHIALRKFLDTLNGQRVETVIGIADTFLKRVGFAHPRIAVAGVNPHAGENGLFGDEEIRIVGPAIENMKAKRIDVYGPCPPDTVFLQAYEGQYDMVVAMYHDQGHIPLKLLGFYDGVNITAGLPFIRTSADHGTAFDIAWTGKAKSESMAVSIKLAMQLA, from the coding sequence GTGGTAACTAAAACAGTCGCGATTACGATGGGCGACCCTGCGGGGATCGGTCCGGAAATTATTGTTAAAGCGCTCAGTGAAGATGAACTCAACGGCGCGCCGCTGGTGGTGGTGGGATGCCTGCAAACGTTGAAGCGCTTGCAGGCCAACGGTCTGGCTGAGGGCGTAACGTTCCGTGCTATTACGCAGGTAGCGGATGCCCGATTCGTACCTGGCGTCATTCATGTCATTGATGAACCGCTGGCACAACCGGAGGCGTTGGAACCGGGTAAAGTACAGGCACAGGCGGGCGATCTGGCTTATCGCTGCGTAAAACGGGCGACGGAACTGGCAATGAAAGGCGACGTCCATGCCATCGCTACCGCGCCGTTGAACAAAGAAGCGCTGCATCTTGGCGGACACCATTTCCCGGGACACACCGAGCTGCTGGCGACGCTGACGGAAAGCCGCGACTACGCGATGGTGCTTTACACTGACAAGCTGAAAGTTATCCATGTTTCCACCCATATCGCTCTGCGTAAGTTCCTCGATACCCTCAACGGCCAGCGTGTGGAGACCGTCATTGGTATTGCCGATACCTTCCTGAAGCGCGTGGGGTTTGCGCATCCGCGTATTGCAGTAGCCGGGGTGAACCCGCATGCCGGTGAGAACGGATTGTTTGGCGATGAGGAGATCCGTATCGTCGGTCCGGCGATTGAGAACATGAAGGCGAAAAGGATAGACGTTTACGGTCCGTGCCCGCCAGACACCGTGTTTTTACAGGCGTATGAAGGTCAATATGACATGGTGGTAGCGATGTATCACGACCAGGGCCATATTCCGCTGAAGCTGCTGGGTTTTTATGATGGCGTCAATATCACCGCGGGCTTGCCGTTTATCCGCACCTCTGCCGATCACGGGACGGCATTTGATATCGCCTGGACGGGAAAAGCAAAATCTGAGAGCATGGCCGTATCGATTAAACTGGCAATGCAACTGGCGTAA
- the dtnK gene encoding D-threonate kinase, producing MKMIVIADDFTGSNDTGVQLAKKGARTEVMLTPAQKPSRRADVLVINTESRAIPAAQAAQAVQQALAPWCEGAITPLVYKKIDSTFRGNVGAEVTAAMRAANRKLAVIAAAIPAAGRTTRDGLCLVNGTPLLETEFASDPKTPIISSRIAELVTLQSDIPVHEVSLDDVRCGRLSARLAAFVAEGECMVVVDAVEDRDLSLIAHAICEQDVLPLLVGAAGLANALPVRMFMQEKQELPVLVVAGSMSEATRRQIDKALCQDRAKVVDIDASRLASDHFEQEIASVVEQACALLSHQHHTILRTSRSAEDRQMIDTLCASVGMSRQALGERLSQRLGTITLHIIEQARIGGLFLTGGDIATAVASALGAEGYRIQSEVAPCIPCGTFVNSEIDDLPVITKAGGFGSDSTLCDALYFIEEMYSGN from the coding sequence ATGAAAATGATCGTTATCGCCGATGATTTTACGGGCTCTAACGATACCGGCGTGCAGCTGGCGAAAAAAGGCGCACGTACGGAGGTGATGCTCACCCCGGCGCAGAAGCCTTCTCGTCGTGCCGATGTGCTGGTGATCAACACGGAGAGCCGGGCAATCCCGGCGGCGCAAGCCGCTCAGGCGGTTCAACAGGCCTTAGCTCCCTGGTGTGAGGGGGCAATCACGCCGCTGGTGTATAAAAAAATCGATTCTACGTTTCGTGGCAACGTGGGGGCCGAGGTGACGGCGGCGATGCGTGCCGCCAACCGAAAACTGGCCGTGATTGCTGCCGCGATACCCGCGGCAGGACGCACGACGCGTGACGGACTGTGCCTGGTCAATGGAACCCCGTTACTGGAGACTGAATTTGCCAGCGATCCCAAAACGCCGATTATCTCTTCGCGCATTGCGGAACTGGTCACGCTGCAAAGTGACATTCCGGTGCATGAAGTGTCGCTCGACGACGTCCGCTGCGGACGGCTGAGCGCGCGGTTAGCCGCTTTCGTGGCAGAAGGTGAGTGCATGGTGGTGGTGGATGCGGTTGAGGATCGTGATTTGTCACTGATTGCGCATGCTATTTGTGAGCAGGACGTATTGCCGTTGCTGGTCGGTGCCGCCGGACTCGCCAATGCGCTACCCGTCAGAATGTTCATGCAGGAAAAGCAAGAGCTTCCGGTGTTGGTCGTCGCGGGTTCGATGAGTGAAGCTACGCGGCGTCAGATAGACAAGGCGCTGTGTCAGGACAGGGCGAAGGTTGTCGATATTGATGCCTCACGGCTGGCCTCTGACCATTTCGAGCAGGAGATAGCGTCGGTGGTGGAGCAGGCCTGTGCGTTACTGAGCCATCAACACCATACGATTTTACGTACCAGTCGGAGTGCGGAAGACCGACAGATGATCGACACGCTGTGCGCCAGCGTGGGGATGAGTCGCCAGGCGCTTGGCGAACGGTTGAGTCAGCGTCTTGGGACAATCACGTTGCATATTATTGAGCAGGCGCGTATTGGCGGCCTGTTCCTGACCGGGGGGGACATCGCGACCGCCGTAGCCAGTGCGCTGGGGGCGGAAGGCTATCGCATTCAGAGCGAGGTGGCGCCGTGTATTCCGTGTGGAACGTTCGTGAACAGCGAAATTGACGATCTGCCGGTGATCACCAAAGCGGGAGGATTCGGCTCCGACAGTACCCTTTGTGATGCGCTTTATTTTATTGAGGAGATGTACAGTGGTAACTAA